The following are encoded together in the Bos javanicus breed banteng chromosome 4, ARS-OSU_banteng_1.0, whole genome shotgun sequence genome:
- the PDK4 gene encoding pyruvate dehydrogenase kinase, isozyme 4 yields MKAARFVMRSAGTLIPREVEHFSRYSPSPLSMKQLLDFGSENACERTSFAFLRQELPVRLANILKEIYILPDRLVNTSSVQLVKSWYMQSLMELVEFHEKSPEDQKALSDFVDTLIKVRNRHHDVIPTMAQGILEYKDACTVDPVTNQNLQYFLDRFYMNRISTRMLMNQHILIFGDLQTGNPSLIGSIDPNCDVAAVVQDAFECSKMLCDQYYLTSPELNLTQVNVKFPGQPIHIVYVPSHLHHMLFELFKNAMRATVEHQQNWPSLTPIEVIVVLGKEDLTIKISDRGGGVPLRVIDRLFSYTYSTAPTPVMDNSRNAPLAGFGYGLPISRLYAKYFQGDLNLYSLPGYGTDAIIYLKALSSESIEKLPVFNKSAFKHYQTSSEAGDWCIPSKEPKNLAKEKVAA; encoded by the exons ATGAAGGCGGCACGCTTCGTGATGCGCAGCGCTGGTACCCTGATACCCCGCGAGGTCGAGCATTTCTCGCGCTACAGCCCATCCCCGCTGTCCATGAAGCAGCTGCTGGACTTCG GTTCAGAAAACGCATGTGAAAGAACCTCGTTTGCATTTTTGCGACAAGAGTTGCCTGTGAGGCTGGCCAATATCCTGAAGGAAATTTATATACTCCCTGACCGACTAGTAAATACCTCTTCAGTGCAATTAGTTAAGAGCTG GTATATGCAGAGCCTGATGGAGTTGGTGGAATTCCATGAGAAAAGCCCAGAGGACCAAAAGGCATTATCAGA TTTTGTAGATACTCTCATCAAAGTTCGAAATAGACACCATGATGTAATTCCTACAATGGCACAAGGAATCCTAGAATATAAAGATGCCTGTACAGTTGACCCAGTCACCAATCAAAATCTTCAGTATTTCCTGGATCGATTTTACATGAATCGTATTTCTACCCGGATGCTGATGAACCAGCACA tCCTTATATTTGGTGACTTACAGACAGGAAACCCAAGCCTCATTGGAAGTATTGATCCAAACTGTGATGTGGCAGCAGTGGTCCAAG ATGCCTTTGAGTGTTCCAAGATGCTTTGTGATCAGTATTATTTAACATCTCCAGAATTAAACCTAACACAAGTGAATG taaaATTTCCAGGCCAACCAATTCATATTGTGTATGTTCCATCTCACCTTCACCATATGCTCTTTGAATTATTCAAG aatgCAATGAGGGCCACAGTTGAACACCAGCAAAACTGGCCTTCCCTGACACCAATTGAGGTGATTGTTGTCTTGGGGAAAGAAGATCTTACAATTAAG ATTTCAGACAGAGGAGGTGGTGTTCCCCTGAGAGTCATTGACCGTCTCTTCAGTTACACGTACTCCACTGCACCAACGCCTGTGATGGATAATTCCCGGAATGCTCCGCTG GCTGGTTTTGGTTACGGCTTACCAATTTCTCGTCTCTACGCCAAGTACTTTCAAGGAGATCTAAATCTCTACTCTTTGCCAGGATACGGAACTGATGCTATCATCTACTTAAAG GCTCTGTCTTCTGAGTCCATAGAAAAACTCCCAGTCTTTAACAAATCAGCCTTCAAACATTATCAGACGAGCAGCGAGGCTGGAGACTGGTGTATCCCAAGCAAGGAACCAAAGAACCTGGCGAAGGAAAAAGTGGCTGCGTGA